A section of the Triticum dicoccoides isolate Atlit2015 ecotype Zavitan chromosome 7A, WEW_v2.0, whole genome shotgun sequence genome encodes:
- the LOC119328586 gene encoding uncharacterized protein LOC119328586 produces MAQEANCDGEPAMESAALVPGPPAATPPPWTDEGSLQLLEILRLHLRGVPHWIIPRYVITGVDLYDREPQELLRAHPSAASTDGKKALYFLNRVRAKAKNDGWKCRMASGGTWKSERAPVDIWGASRIAGTHQNLSFIIKGPKGEDLRSGYIAQEFALAGHAGRLAGGDQLVLTKVYFTPRGEEAVSKAKERVMAKAKRKKTAAAASSSSRAPLPPAAASSPAPGKTPAPIAASSPAPPKKADAPSSSSPALIDQAVSDSSAGGSTSSTRLLLLEVGDSPVSQAQDFSIRHILRAAELVGSSLPLNKRKPVPFSCDGLFLLQEGPRKKFPSSP; encoded by the coding sequence ATGGCCCAGGAGGCCAATTGCGACGGCGAGCCTGCGATGGAGTCGGCCGCCCTCGTCCCCGGGCCGCCGGCTGCCACCCCGCCCCCCTGGACGGACGAGGGGTCTCTCCAGTTGCTGGAGATCCTGCGCCTCCATCTCCGGGGTGTCCCGCACTGGATCATCCCCCGCTACGTCATCACCGGGGTGGACCTCTACGATCGGGAGCCCCAAGAGCTCCTCCGCGCCCACCCCTCCGCCGCCTCGACCGACGGCAAGAAGGCGCTCTACTTCCTCAACCGCGTCCGGGCCAAGGCCAAGAACGATGGCTGGAAATGCCGTATGGCTTCCGGCGGCACATGGAAGTCCGAGCGTGCGCCGGTGGACATATGGGGCGCCTCCCGCATCGCCGGCACCCACCAGAACCTGTCCTTCATCATCAAGGGACCCAAGGGAGAGGACCTGCGCTCCGGCTACATCGCCCAGGAGTTTGCGCTCGCCGGCCACGCTGGTcgcctcgccggcggcgaccagctcGTGCTGACCAAGGTGTACTTCACCCCGCGGGGAGAAGAGGCCGTCTCCAAGGCCAAGGAACGCGTGATGGCCAAGGCAAAGCGCAAGAagacggccgccgccgcctcctcctcctcccgggcGCCTCTTCCGCCCGCAGCCGCCTCCTCCCCTGCTCCCGGCAAGACGCCGGCTCCCattgccgcctcctcgccggctcccCCCAAGAAGGCGGATGCCCCTTCGTCCTCATCGCCGGCGCTCATCGACCAGGCAGTCTCCGACTCGTCCGCGGGAGGATCCACCTCATCCACAAGGTTGCTGCTGTTGGAGGTGGGTGACTCCCCAGTAAGCCAAGCCCAGGACTTCTCGATCCGGCACATCCTCAGGGCAGCGGAGCTGGTAGGCTCCTCGCTGCCCTTGAACAAAAGGAAGCCTGTCCCATTTagttgtgatggcttgttcttgctCCAGGAAGGGCCCAGGAAGAAGTTTCCATCATCTCCATAG